The Mytilus galloprovincialis chromosome 4, xbMytGall1.hap1.1, whole genome shotgun sequence genome contains a region encoding:
- the LOC143072334 gene encoding uncharacterized protein LOC143072334, with the protein MIIKTALRILFFTIPLITIASSDSKLYIGFLGYLNPNNTDVSGNCCDGTKPPCNATCHLIFNVTVQGKSIGQQSLKLSTKPIESSAAEHFQLSNNKDPEIINPLMFTFGTWPYEVNITITVFHDDKGDGGQQIVDKFTVALNIQNPSWQYHHKNATGTRSHSFSLLSMIFRYECLKTKENDNGCFSRDCVLHQNETECLDILPPNNQDNTTDIVLQTTSRPYECGRFEVPNMGEFLNCTTQMTDTTEQVTQDITTQMNIEETTQANKITTQLSQLTDSVTTTKPTDDTSPTITDIPTKETSSVIPETTHADISTTNQASSVAYASQNTNSKVTSDIMEHHTSVNSVTTNEKHTSLRSSTNLPSTKQISESTSKSTTESIKTFMSSTPTNSLTIHVSTKDMNKTGIPSGPGIVSSPPTHSTDIPDINTTIKETNSGPMKYWPGIVGGVLGACVVVAVVSYIIYSRRRRINKRNNDIYNVNPKRWVLEPPEENGTSGKSEIALETEQV; encoded by the exons ATAACCATTGCTTCTTCCGACAGCAAATTGTATATCGGGTTTCTGGGATATTTGAATCCAAACAACACTGACGTGAGCGGAAATTGTTGTGATGGCACGAAACCACCATGTAATGCCACATGTCACCTAATATTCAACGTCACTGTGCAGGGTAAATCAAT TGGACAACAAAGCCTTAAACTCTCCACAAAACCAATAGAAAGCAGTGCCGCTGAGCATTTTCAGTTGAGTAACAACAAAGATCCTGAAATTATCAACCCGCTAATGTTCACGTTTGGTACGTGGCCG TATGAGGTCAATATTACGATCACAGTTTTTCATGACGACAAAGGCGATGGAGGACAACAAATTGTAGACAAATTTACAGTTGCCTTAAATATTCAAAACCCATCTTGGCAGTATCATCATAAAAACGCTACTGGAACTAGATCTCATTCATTTTCTTT aTTGAGTATGATATTTCGTTATGAATGTCTGAAGACAAAGGAAAATGACAATGGATGCTTTAGTAGGGACTGTGTATTACACCAAAACGAAACGGAATGCCTTGATATCCTGCCGCCAAACAATCAAGATAACACAACCGATATAGTGTTACAAACAACATCAAGGCCATACGAATGTGGGCGTTTTGAAGTTCCAAATATGGGAGAGTTTCTGAATTGCACAACTCAAATGACCGATACAACAGAACAAGTAACACAAGATATAACTACGCAAATGAATATTGAAGAAACAACCCAggcaaataaaattacaacacaATTAAGTCAACTAACAGACTCGGTTACGACAACAAAACCAACCGATGACACAAGCCCAACAATTACAGATATACCGACCAAAGAAACTTCTTCAGTAATTCCAGAAACTACACATGCAGACATCTCAACAACTAATCAAGCTTCATCCGTGGCTTACGCTTCACaaaatacaaattcaaaagtaacaAGTGATATTATGGAACATCATACGTCAGTAAACAGTGTCACGACAAATGAAAAACACACGTCTCTAAGGTCATCGACAAACTTACCATCGACAAAACAAATCTCAGAAAGTACCAGTAAATCAACTACTGAGTCAATAAAAACATTTATGTCATCAACGCCGACAAACTCGTTGACAATTCATGTTTCTACAAAGGATATGAACAAAACTGGAATACCAAGTGGTCCAGGTATAGTAAGCAGTCCTCCGACGCATTCTACCGACATACCCGATATAAATACAACGATAAAAGAAACAAATAGTGGACCAATGAAATACTGGCCTGGAATAGTTGGGGGAGTTTTAGGAGCTTGTGTAGTGGTTGCCGTAGTTTCCTACATTATATACAGTAGAAGAAGAAG aattaataaaagaaataatgaTATATACAATGTGAACCCGAAAAGATGGGTGCTTGAACCTCCAGAAGAGAATGGCACATCTGGTAAATCCGAAATAGCATTGGAAACTGAACAAGTTTGA